A stretch of Pogona vitticeps strain Pit_001003342236 chromosome 5, PviZW2.1, whole genome shotgun sequence DNA encodes these proteins:
- the LOC110084064 gene encoding hyaluronidase, which yields MCYLWITCLSFWILLTMVVTEEGKVQQTRAPLFSHKPFVVLWNAPTDQCRLRYKVDLDLHIFDIQTNVNETLSGSTVTIFYHTHFGYYPYFDDNGEPINGGIPQNQSLVKHLFKAKSDMDRSIPVKKFHGLGVIDWENWRPQWDRNWGQKVIYRNKSLELVRKRHPQWPAITILKAAKEEFEYAGRSFMNSTLFLAKDMRSNGLWGYYLYPDCYNYDYKGNPDSYTGKCPDIESTRNDLLLWLWKESTALYPSIYLEYMLRSSMNALKFVHHRVKEAIRIASIARKDYTLPVYVYSRPFYAYTFEALTEEDLVHTIGESAALGAAGIVLWGSMQYASTYNNCLTVKKYVDGPLGHYVINVTSATKLCSKVLCKKNGRCIRRNSESGAFLHLHPQSFKIHFDEMNKKVFVKGRLKKKDIKAMKQKFMCQCYQGWTGKFCQMPCSENACQTY from the exons ATGTGCTACCTGTGGATTACATGCCTATCATTCTGGATATTACTGACAATGGTTGTCACTGAAGAGGGAAAAGTGCAGCAGACAAGAGCTCCTTTGTTCTCCCACAAACCTTTTGTAGTGTTGTGGAATGCACCTACTGACCAATGCCGGCTACGCTACAAGGTGGACTTAGATCTCCATATTTTTGACATCCAGACGAATGTCAATGAGACCCTGAGTGGGTCCACTGTGACCATATTTTATCACACCCACTTTGGGTACTACCCCTATTTTGATGACAATGGCGAGCCCATCAATGGAGGCATTCCTCAGAACCAGAGTCTTGTTAAGCACCTCTTCAAAGCAAAGTCTGATATGGATCGTTCCATACCAGTGAAGAAATTCCACGGACTTGGAGTCATTGACTGGGAAAACTGGAGACCCCAGTGGGACAGGAATTGGGGACAGAAAGTGATTTATAGAAACAAGTCTCTTGAACTTGTTAGGAAGCGACACCCTCAGTGGCCTGCGATCACGATTCTGAAAGCTGCTAAGGAAGAATTTGAATATGCTGGGAGAAGTTTTATGAACAGTACCCTTTTCCTGGCAAAAGATATGAGATCCAATGGCCTTTGGGGTTACTACCTGTATCCTGACTGCTACAACTATGATTACAAAGGCAATCCAGATTCATACACGGGCAAATGTCCAGATATTGAATCTACACGGAATGATCTTCTACTTTGGCTTTGGAAGGAAAGTACTGCCCTTTATCCTTCCATTTACCTGGAATATATGTTGAGGTCAAGCATGAATGCGTTGAAATTTGTGCACCATCGGGTTAAGGAGGCCATACGCATTGCTTCCATAGCAAGAAAGGACTATACTTTGCCTGTTTACGTGTACTCTAGGCCATTTTATGCCTATACTTTCGAGGCTTTGACAGAG GAGGACTTGGTGCACACTATTGGTGAGAGTGCTGCATTGGGGGCAGCGGGAATTGTCCTTTGGGGAAGCATGCAGTACGCCAGTACTTAT aacaacTGTTTAACCGTGAAAAAATATGTGGATGGTCCTTTGGGACATTATGTCATTAATGTGACCTCTGCCACCAAGCTCTGTAGTAAAGTCCTCTGTAAGAAGAACGGCAGATGCATTCGTAGAAACAGTGAATCAGGTGCCTTTCTGCATTTACATCCCCAGAGTTTTAAGATTCATTTCGATGAGATGAATAAAAAAGTCTTTGTGAAAGGAAGGCTGAAGAAGAAAGATATCAAGGCCATGAAACAGAAATTCATGTGTCAGTGTTATCAGGGCTGGACAGGTAAATTTTGTCAAATGCCTTGTTCTGAAAATGCGTGCCAAACCTATTGA